Proteins encoded by one window of Lathyrus oleraceus cultivar Zhongwan6 chromosome 1, CAAS_Psat_ZW6_1.0, whole genome shotgun sequence:
- the LOC127083250 gene encoding putative 4-hydroxy-4-methyl-2-oxoglutarate aldolase 3 — translation MSCLATADICDTNISPLSSGDLRILHPVFQKYGQSQAFSGPIATVKVFEDNVLVKQLLETKGEGRVLVIDGRGSMRCALVGGKLVQLAQRMGWSGIVVNGCVRDVDEINLCQVGVRALGSHPLRPGKKGWGEKHVGVYVGGSFIGDGEWLYADNDGVIVSKFQLSI, via the coding sequence ATGTCTTGTCTAGCAACAGCAGATATATGTGACACAAACATATCACCTCTATCAAGTGGTGATTTAAGGATACTTCATCCAGTGTTCCAGAAGTATGGTCAGTCTCAAGCATTCTCAGGTCCAATAGCTACCGTAAAAGTGTTTGAAGACAATGTTTTGGTTAAACAACTTCTTGAAACAAAAGGAGAAGGAAGAGTTTTGGTTATTGATGGAAGAGGAAGCATGAGGTGTGCTTTGGTTGGAGGGAAGTTAGTGCAGTTGGCACAAAGAATGGGTTGGTCTGGAATTGTAGTGAATGGTTGTGTTAGAGATGTGGATGAGATTAATTTGTGTCAAGTTGGTGTTAGAGCTTTGGGTTCTCATCCACTCAGGCCTGGTAAGAAAGGTTGGGGGGAAAAACATGTTGGTGTTTATGTTGGAGGAAGTTTTATTGGTGATGGTGAATGGCTTTATGCAGATAATGATGGTGTCATTGTCTCCAAATTTCAGTTGTCAATCTGA